In Salisediminibacterium beveridgei, one DNA window encodes the following:
- the rpsP gene encoding 30S ribosomal protein S16, with translation MAVKIRLKRIGAKKSPFYRVVVADSRSPRDGRFIQEIGTYNPLKNPVEFQVDEESALKWMLDGAKPSDTVRNLFSKAGLMEKLHNAKNDK, from the coding sequence ATGGCAGTAAAAATTCGTTTGAAACGTATAGGAGCGAAGAAATCTCCGTTCTATCGTGTGGTTGTGGCTGATTCTCGTTCACCACGTGATGGTCGTTTTATTCAAGAAATCGGAACTTATAACCCATTAAAAAATCCAGTAGAATTCCAAGTGGACGAAGAGTCTGCATTGAAGTGGATGCTTGATGGTGCAAAGCCTTCCGACACCGTAAGAAACCTGTTCTCAAAAGCAGGTTTAATGGAAAAGCTTCACAATGCAAAAAACGACAAGTAA
- a CDS encoding YlqD family protein: MEIIKKVVVKQILTEESRDRLKEQFLSRQYQLTKELKQLEFVLHKKMKENSSQSYQQSLKTSFDKEVARRKERLRQLELKLGQLDELDLGSELREGTIQMIEQVAEGDNWDEVMKGTEIVIKDGVVHELRSGGFEDD; encoded by the coding sequence ATGGAAATTATTAAAAAAGTCGTTGTGAAGCAAATTTTGACAGAAGAAAGTCGTGACCGGTTGAAAGAGCAGTTCCTTTCACGCCAGTATCAGCTGACTAAAGAACTGAAACAACTGGAATTTGTACTTCATAAGAAAATGAAAGAGAATTCCTCTCAAAGTTATCAGCAGTCATTGAAAACAAGCTTTGACAAAGAGGTTGCGCGTCGAAAAGAGCGGCTTCGTCAGCTTGAACTGAAGTTGGGGCAGCTCGATGAGTTGGATCTGGGCTCTGAGCTTCGCGAAGGTACAATTCAGATGATAGAACAAGTAGCCGAAGGTGATAATTGGGATGAAGTAATGAAAGGCACGGAAATCGTCATCAAAGATGGTGTCGTTCATGAACTTCGTTCCGGAGGATTTGAAGATGACTAA
- a CDS encoding KH domain-containing protein — translation MKELVESIAKALVENPDHVKVTEEENGRSLTLRLEVHPDDMGKVIGKQGRIAKAIRSVLNAAGTHQNKRVQLEIG, via the coding sequence ATGAAAGAACTCGTGGAATCGATTGCCAAGGCACTTGTAGAGAATCCGGATCATGTAAAAGTTACTGAGGAAGAGAACGGCCGTTCATTGACTTTGAGGCTTGAAGTGCATCCGGACGACATGGGTAAGGTGATCGGCAAACAGGGCCGAATCGCAAAAGCGATCCGTTCTGTGTTGAATGCTGCAGGTACCCACCAGAATAAACGGGTACAACTGGAAATCGGATAA
- the trmD gene encoding tRNA (guanosine(37)-N1)-methyltransferase TrmD: MNISILTLFPEMFTGVFGQSILNSAAEKGIVSFDVVNFRDYSKDKHQRVDDYPYGGGGGMVLTPQPMFDAVEDLKHRTSGEPRVVLLCPQGEVYTQQKAEEFAREEQLILLCGHYEGYDERIRQELVTDEVSIGDYVLTGGEIGAMAIADSVTRLLPGALGNETSAVTDSHSTGLLEHPHYTRPSEFRGMAVPDILLSGHHKNIETWRRREALRRTLERRPDMLENIQLDDEERSFLQNLKNEKESS; the protein is encoded by the coding sequence ATGAATATTTCAATTCTGACCCTTTTTCCCGAGATGTTTACCGGTGTCTTTGGGCAGTCTATTTTAAATTCAGCTGCAGAGAAAGGGATTGTTTCTTTTGATGTTGTGAATTTCAGGGATTATTCCAAGGATAAGCATCAACGGGTGGACGATTATCCATACGGTGGAGGTGGGGGCATGGTCCTCACGCCACAGCCGATGTTCGATGCGGTGGAAGACTTGAAACATCGCACTTCAGGTGAGCCGCGTGTCGTTCTTCTCTGTCCGCAGGGTGAAGTTTACACTCAACAAAAAGCAGAAGAATTTGCACGGGAAGAACAGCTCATCCTGCTGTGCGGCCATTACGAAGGTTATGATGAACGGATCCGTCAAGAACTGGTTACAGACGAAGTTTCCATCGGGGATTATGTGTTAACCGGTGGTGAAATTGGTGCGATGGCAATTGCAGACAGCGTTACGAGGCTGTTGCCAGGTGCTTTAGGCAATGAGACCAGTGCTGTAACGGACTCTCACAGTACCGGTTTACTCGAACACCCGCACTATACAAGGCCGTCTGAATTCAGAGGAATGGCAGTGCCGGATATCTTACTGTCAGGTCATCATAAAAACATTGAGACCTGGCGCAGACGTGAAGCCTTGAGGCGTACGCTGGAGAGACGACCGGATATGCTGGAAAACATTCAATTAGATGATGAAGAGCGGTCTT
- the ftsY gene encoding signal recognition particle-docking protein FtsY, with the protein MSFFKKLKDRIATQTDSVTDKFKDGLSKTRNSFVGAMNDLVKDFREIDEDFFEELEEILISADIGVYTVMELVEELKDEARTRNILHAEDLRPVISEKLAEMLQKSEQESKLNMQEEGELTVILFVGVNGVGKTTSIGKLAHQFKQEGKNVLMAAGDTFRAGAIEQLEVWGQRAGVEVIKQQAGSDPAAVMYDAIQSAKSKKADVLLCDTAGRLQNKVNLMNELEKVKRVLSREVPTAPHEVLLVLDATTGQNAMSQAKAFGEATKVSGIVLTKLDGTAKGGIVLAIRNELNIPVKLVGLGEGLDDLHEFQAEQYVHGLFSDVLEEAEHAAEGENY; encoded by the coding sequence ATGAGTTTCTTTAAAAAACTGAAGGATAGAATTGCCACACAAACAGATTCGGTAACAGATAAGTTTAAAGATGGACTTAGTAAAACAAGAAATTCTTTTGTTGGTGCCATGAATGATCTTGTAAAAGACTTCCGTGAAATTGATGAGGATTTCTTTGAAGAACTGGAAGAAATTCTGATCAGTGCAGATATTGGTGTGTATACGGTCATGGAGCTTGTTGAAGAATTAAAAGATGAAGCGCGAACGCGAAACATTCTGCACGCCGAAGATCTTCGGCCCGTGATATCTGAAAAGCTGGCTGAGATGCTGCAGAAATCTGAGCAGGAAAGTAAATTGAATATGCAGGAAGAAGGAGAATTAACGGTCATTCTTTTTGTCGGCGTAAACGGTGTGGGTAAAACCACATCAATCGGAAAATTGGCGCATCAGTTTAAACAAGAGGGGAAGAATGTCCTGATGGCTGCCGGAGATACATTCCGCGCAGGTGCCATTGAACAACTTGAAGTATGGGGGCAACGGGCAGGTGTTGAAGTCATAAAGCAGCAGGCAGGTTCGGATCCTGCTGCGGTTATGTACGACGCCATTCAGTCTGCCAAATCGAAAAAAGCAGATGTTCTCTTATGTGACACTGCCGGAAGACTTCAAAACAAAGTCAATCTGATGAATGAACTGGAAAAAGTGAAGCGTGTTTTGTCGAGGGAAGTTCCGACAGCTCCTCACGAGGTTTTGCTTGTTCTCGATGCAACAACGGGACAAAATGCCATGAGTCAGGCAAAGGCATTTGGAGAAGCAACGAAAGTAAGCGGTATCGTTCTTACGAAACTGGACGGTACGGCCAAAGGCGGTATCGTTTTGGCAATCCGTAATGAACTGAATATACCTGTAAAATTGGTTGGCCTGGGAGAAGGACTGGATGATCTCCATGAGTTTCAGGCGGAGCAATATGTTCACGGTTTATTTTCGGATGTTCTGGAAGAAGCTGAGCATGCCGCTGAAGGCGAAAACTACTGA
- the rimM gene encoding ribosome maturation factor RimM (Essential for efficient processing of 16S rRNA), producing the protein MTKWLNVGKIVNTHGIQGEVRVISRSDFKEERYQKGNELSLYNPEQDHRLVVTVVSWRQHKQFDLLTFEGYSNVNEVEPLRDYLLQVDADTIDDDLAEDEFYYHEIIGLDVVDINQGHIGKVKEILSPGANDVWVVQRLKGKDVLIPYIENVILKVDLSEKQVTVEIPEGLMDE; encoded by the coding sequence ATGACTAAGTGGTTGAACGTGGGGAAGATTGTAAATACCCACGGGATCCAGGGAGAAGTGAGAGTTATTTCCCGGTCAGACTTTAAAGAAGAGCGCTACCAGAAGGGGAATGAACTCTCTCTTTACAATCCGGAGCAGGACCACCGCTTAGTTGTTACGGTGGTCTCCTGGCGTCAGCACAAACAGTTTGATTTATTGACATTCGAAGGATATTCAAATGTCAATGAAGTGGAGCCCCTCAGAGATTATCTGCTTCAAGTGGATGCGGATACCATTGATGACGATTTGGCTGAAGATGAATTTTATTATCATGAGATTATCGGACTTGATGTTGTGGATATCAATCAGGGTCATATTGGCAAAGTGAAAGAAATCCTCTCACCTGGTGCAAACGATGTATGGGTGGTTCAACGTCTGAAAGGGAAAGATGTCCTGATTCCGTATATTGAGAATGTTATTCTTAAAGTTGATTTATCTGAGAAGCAGGTCACGGTTGAGATCCCCGAAGGATTGATGGATGAATGA
- the ffh gene encoding signal recognition particle protein translates to MAFEGLAERLQSSIKKMKGKGKVNEQDVKEMMREVRLALLEADVNFKVVKKFVANVKERAVGQDVMDSLTPGQQVIKVVNEELTSLMGGEQSKLNTASKPPTVVMMVGLQGAGKTTTTGKLANHLRKQHNRKPLLVAADIYRPAAIQQLETLGKQLDMPVFSLGDQVSPVEIAKKAVEKAKEEHLDYVLIDTAGRLHVDEDLMNELTQIKNEVKPDEILLVVDAMTGQDAVNVAENFNEQLDLTGVVLTKLDGDTRGGAAISVKAVTDTPIKFAGMGEKIDQLEPFHPERMASRILGMGDMLSLIEKAQTNVDEEKAKELERKMRTNDLTFDDFLEQLAQVKEMGPLDEIMNMMPGAGKMKGLKNIQVDDKQLAHIEAIVKSMTKYERENPSVINASRKKRISKGSGRSIQEVNRLLKQFDEMKKMMKQMSGMQKGKGKQKGGFQMPFM, encoded by the coding sequence ATGGCATTTGAAGGATTAGCCGAGCGCTTACAGTCAAGTATTAAGAAAATGAAAGGAAAAGGGAAGGTCAACGAACAAGACGTCAAAGAAATGATGCGGGAAGTGCGGCTGGCACTTCTGGAAGCCGATGTGAATTTTAAAGTTGTAAAAAAGTTCGTCGCCAATGTGAAAGAACGTGCTGTCGGACAGGATGTAATGGACAGCCTGACACCGGGACAGCAAGTCATCAAAGTGGTGAACGAGGAATTGACCAGTTTGATGGGCGGAGAACAGAGTAAATTAAATACGGCAAGTAAACCACCAACCGTTGTGATGATGGTTGGTCTTCAAGGTGCGGGTAAAACCACTACCACAGGAAAACTTGCGAACCATCTCCGGAAGCAGCATAACCGAAAACCATTACTTGTCGCTGCAGATATCTATCGCCCGGCAGCCATTCAACAGCTGGAGACGCTGGGAAAGCAGCTTGATATGCCAGTCTTTTCGTTAGGCGATCAGGTCAGTCCTGTCGAAATTGCAAAAAAAGCAGTTGAAAAAGCAAAGGAAGAACATCTGGATTATGTGCTGATTGATACAGCCGGTCGCTTGCATGTAGACGAAGATTTGATGAATGAGCTTACACAGATCAAAAATGAAGTGAAGCCTGACGAAATACTGCTCGTTGTTGATGCCATGACCGGACAGGATGCTGTCAACGTCGCCGAGAACTTTAATGAACAGCTGGATCTGACTGGTGTTGTGCTCACCAAACTCGATGGTGACACGCGTGGTGGTGCTGCAATTTCAGTTAAAGCGGTAACGGATACGCCGATTAAATTTGCCGGGATGGGTGAGAAAATCGACCAGCTCGAACCGTTTCATCCAGAAAGAATGGCCTCTCGAATCCTCGGAATGGGCGATATGCTTTCATTAATCGAGAAAGCACAGACGAACGTTGATGAGGAGAAAGCAAAGGAACTCGAGCGAAAAATGCGCACCAATGATCTGACCTTTGATGATTTTTTAGAGCAGCTGGCACAAGTCAAAGAGATGGGTCCCCTCGATGAAATTATGAATATGATGCCTGGTGCCGGGAAGATGAAAGGTTTGAAAAATATTCAGGTGGATGATAAACAACTGGCTCATATCGAGGCCATCGTGAAGTCGATGACAAAATATGAGCGGGAAAATCCATCTGTGATCAATGCAAGTCGAAAGAAGCGTATTTCCAAAGGCAGTGGCCGGTCGATCCAGGAAGTGAACCGGCTCTTGAAACAGTTTGATGAAATGAAAAAAATGATGAAGCAAATGTCAGGGATGCAAAAAGGGAAAGGTAAGCAAAAAGGCGGTTTTCAGATGCCTTTCATGTAA
- a CDS encoding putative DNA-binding protein translates to MIDKTVRMNYLFDFYQELLTTKQNQYMSLYYLDDWSLGEIADYFDVSRQAVYDNIRRTEAMVEQYETKLRLFDRFEKKQLLLKELKQLVQNNGRPQELMPLIEALEKLE, encoded by the coding sequence ATGATTGATAAGACCGTCCGGATGAATTATCTGTTTGATTTTTACCAGGAATTGTTAACAACAAAACAAAATCAATACATGTCCTTATATTACCTGGATGATTGGTCTCTTGGTGAGATTGCAGACTATTTCGATGTCAGCAGGCAGGCTGTCTATGATAATATCCGGCGAACAGAAGCGATGGTGGAACAATATGAAACGAAGCTTCGACTGTTCGACCGATTCGAAAAGAAACAGTTATTGCTGAAAGAACTAAAACAACTTGTGCAGAATAACGGAAGACCGCAAGAACTGATGCCGCTAATAGAGGCATTGGAGAAATTGGAATAG